The following coding sequences lie in one Miscanthus floridulus cultivar M001 chromosome 9, ASM1932011v1, whole genome shotgun sequence genomic window:
- the LOC136481180 gene encoding abscisic stress-ripening protein 5-like, with amino-acid sequence MSEEKHHHFFHHHKKDEEQPTGEYGYSETATAEVVTTGEDEHEKYKKEEKEHKHKQHLGVAGATGAGAFALYEKHEVKKDPEHAHRHKITEEVAAAGAVGAGGYAFHEHHEKKDHKDAEEASGEKKHHHLFG; translated from the exons ATGTCGGAGGAGAAGCACCACCACTTCTTCCACCACCACAAGAAGGACGAGGAGCAGCCCACCGGGGAGTACGGGTACTCCGAAACCGCAACTGCCGAGGTGGTGACCACCGGCGAGGACGAGCacgagaagtacaagaaggaagagaaggagcacaagcacaagcagcACCTCGGCGTGGCCGGCGCTACCGGCGCCGGCGCCTTCGCACTT TACGAGAAGCACGAGGTGAAGAAGGACCCCGAGCACGCCCACAGGCACAAGATCACGGAGGAGGTCGCGGCGGCAGGGGCCGTCGGCGCCGGCGGCTACGCCTTCCACGAGCACCACGAGAAGAAGGACCacaaggacgccgaggaggccaGCGGCGAGAAGAAGCACCACCACCTCTTCGGCTGA
- the LOC136481181 gene encoding citrate-binding protein-like, which yields MAGSSSGSCSLLLLVAAAAVLSLPSSCQLTAGFRRVMLNESHFVLQKPYDVPVNERYDPCGGVRRMWVFDTDKPISSTHPGGARTEIKVDNIYSSGVWQFEGDMYVPSGTSGASVMQVFGAATHATTLMLHVYDGQLTYYHELTKVVVDRVYDRWIRLNVIHDVAVGNVTVFVDGERRLGAPGQGGKEHYFKFGVYKQSHHNPSHRMESHWRNVAIYTKP from the exons ATGGCAGGTTCTTCTTCTGGCTCGTGCtctctgctgctgctggtggcggcggcggcagtgctgTCGTTGCCCTCGTCTTGCCAACTGACCGCCGGCTTCCGCCGTGTCATGCTGAACGAGTCGCACTTCGTGCTGCAGAAGCCCTACGACGTGCCGGTCAACGAGCGGTACGACCCGTGCGGCGGCGTCCGCCGCATGTGGGTCTTCGACACCGACAAGCCCATCAGCTCGACGCACCCCGGCGGCGCGCGCACCGAGATCAAAGTCGAC AATATCTACAGCTCGGGAGTGTGGCAGTTCGAGGGCGACATGTACGTGCCCTCGGGCACGTCGGGCGCGTCGGTGATGCAGGTATTCGGCGCGGCGACGCACGCCACGACGCTGATGCTGCACGTCTACGACGGCCAGCTCACCTACTACCACGAGCTGACCAAGGTGGTGGTGGACCGTGTCTACGACCGGTGGATCCGGCTTAACGTTATCCACGATGTCGCCGTGGGGAACGTTACCGTGTTCGTCGACGGCGAGAGGCGGCTGGGCGCCCCCGGCCAAGGTGGGAAGGAGCACTACTTCAAGTTCGGCGTGTACAAGCAGTCGCACCACAACCCGTCTCACCGCATGGAGTCCCACTGGAGGAACGTCGCCATTTACACCAAGCCTTGA
- the LOC136481847 gene encoding citrate-binding protein-like produces the protein MAGSSSSLCSLLLLLVAAAAAVLSLPYAANAGSSRQLTTGFSRVMLNESQFVVQKPYDLPLNERYDPCGGVRRFWVFATDKPISATRPGYPRTEIKVDKVYSSGVWQFEGDVYVPWGTSGASVMQIFGADKPHASTVMLPVYDGQLTYYHNLTRVVADRVYDRWIRLNVVHDVAAENVTVFVDGERRLEVPGHGGKEHYFKFGVYTQGFHNHSHRMEAHWKNVAIYTKPYARR, from the exons ATGGCAGGTTCTTCTTCTAGCTTGTgctctctgctgctgctgctggtggcggcagcggcggcggtgctgtCGTTGCCCTACGCCGCCAACGCCGGCTCGTCGCGCCAACTGACCACCGGCTTCAGCCGTGTCATGCTGAACGAGTCGCAGTTCGTGGTGCAGAAGCCCTACGACCTGCCGCTCAACGAGCGGTACGACCCGTGCGGCGGCGTCCGGCGCTTCTGGGTCTTCGCCACCGACAAGCCCATCAGCGCCACCCGCCCCGGCTACCCGCGCACCGAGATCAAAGTCGAC AAGGTGTACAGCTCCGGGGTGTGGCAGTTCGAGGGCGACGTGTACGTGCCATGGGGCACGTCGGGCGCGTCGGTGATGCAGATCTTCGGCGCGGACAAGCCGCACGCGTCGACGGTGATGCTGCCTGTCTACGACGGCCAGCTCACCTACTACCACAACCTGACCAGGGTGGTTGCAGACCGCGTGTACGACCGGTGGATCCGTCTCAACGTGGTGCACGACGTCGCCGCCGAGAACGTCACCGTGTTCGTCGACGGCGAGAGGAGGCTGGAAGTCCCGGGCCACGGCGGGAAGGAGCACTACTTCAAGTTCGGCGTGTACACGCAGGGGTTCCACAACCATTCGCACCGCATGGAGGCGCACTGGAAGAACGTCGCCATCTACACCAAGCCGTATGCGCGACGGTGA